One stretch of Candidatus Eremiobacterota bacterium DNA includes these proteins:
- the msrB gene encoding peptide-methionine (R)-S-oxide reductase MsrB, with protein sequence MKRSTVLTGIAGLLLAGMGVARAARVRVTHSDAEWQKLLSPEAYDVLRHEGTERAFSSPLDEEKRAGTYSCAGCDLALFSSKTKFDSGTGWPSFWAPLPNAVATRHDATFGWDRTEVHCVRCEGHLGHVFDDGPKPTGLRYCMNGVALRFHPGRAA encoded by the coding sequence ATGAAGCGAAGCACCGTCCTCACCGGAATCGCCGGTTTGCTCCTCGCCGGCATGGGGGTCGCCCGCGCCGCGCGGGTCCGCGTCACGCACAGCGACGCGGAATGGCAAAAGCTGCTCTCGCCCGAGGCGTACGACGTGCTGCGGCACGAAGGGACCGAACGGGCGTTCAGCAGCCCGCTCGACGAAGAGAAGCGCGCAGGAACGTACTCGTGCGCCGGCTGCGACCTGGCGCTGTTCTCCTCGAAGACGAAGTTCGACAGCGGCACCGGCTGGCCGAGCTTCTGGGCGCCGCTGCCGAACGCGGTCGCGACGCGGCACGACGCGACGTTCGGCTGGGACCGCACCGAGGTGCACTGCGTGCGCTGCGAAGGCCACCTCGGGCACGTCTTCGACGACGGGCCGAAGCCGACGGGCCTGCGCTACTGCATGAACGGCGTCGCGCTCCGCTTCCACCCCGGCCGCGCGGCCTAG